From the Cryptomeria japonica chromosome 2, Sugi_1.0, whole genome shotgun sequence genome, one window contains:
- the LOC131065229 gene encoding small ribosomal subunit protein uS9, which yields MAAVESVQCFGRKKTAVAVTHCKRGRGLIKINGCPIELVEPEILRYKAFEPILLLGRQRFSGVDMRIRVKGGGHTSQIYAIRQSVAKALVAFYQKYVDEQAKKEIKDILGRYDRTLLVADPRRCEPKKFGGRGARARFQKSYR from the coding sequence ATGGCCGCAGTGGAGTCAGTGCAGTGCTTTGGGCGGAAGAAGACGGCGGTGGCTGTGACCCATTGCAAGCGCGGGCGAGGATTGATAAAGATTAATGGGTGCCCGATAGAGCTGGTGGAGCCAGAGATCCTGCGCTATAAGGCCTTCGAGCCCATCCTGCTGCTGGGCCGCCAGCGCTTCAGTGGTGTCGATATGCGCATCCGAGTGAAGGGCGGCGGTCACACCTCGCAGATCTACGCCATCCGCCAGAGCGTGGCGAAGGCCCTCGTTGCCTTCTATCAGAAATACGTGGACGAGCAGGCCAAGAAGGAGATTAAGGACATTCTCGGCCGCTATGACCGCACATTGCTCGTCGCTGATCCCCGCCGTTGCGAGCCCAAGAAGTTCGGTGGTCGCGGTGCGCGTGCCCGTTTCCAGAAGTCATACCGTTAA